Proteins found in one Corynebacterium sanguinis genomic segment:
- a CDS encoding MarR family winged helix-turn-helix transcriptional regulator, whose protein sequence is MAEQPRWLNDGEQELWRLMLAASRKVDRVIDETLQAGSNLSSSEFAVLVSLSEAEGKELRLRDLCAVLDWDRSRTSHQVTRMQRRGLITKCKSPGDARGVLVKLTDDGLTRVTQAAPDHVESVRRIIFDHLEPEDIAALRRFFGGIMEVDNVPGIPKCSEINKFD, encoded by the coding sequence ATGGCTGAACAACCGCGCTGGCTCAACGATGGTGAACAGGAACTGTGGCGACTCATGCTCGCCGCATCCCGAAAGGTCGACCGCGTCATCGACGAGACCCTTCAAGCAGGGTCGAACCTTTCGTCCTCCGAGTTCGCCGTCCTCGTGTCCCTGTCCGAGGCAGAGGGCAAAGAGCTGCGCCTGCGCGATCTCTGCGCCGTTCTGGATTGGGACCGCTCGCGCACCTCGCACCAGGTCACCCGCATGCAGCGCCGTGGACTGATCACCAAGTGCAAGTCGCCTGGCGACGCCCGCGGGGTGTTAGTCAAGCTCACCGACGACGGCCTGACCCGCGTCACCCAAGCCGCACCCGACCACGTCGAAAGCGTGCGCCGCATCATCTTCGACCACCTCGAGCCCGAGGACATCGCCGCTTTACGACGCTTCTTCGGCGGCATCATGGAAGTCGACAACGTCCCCGGCATCCCGAAGTGCTCGGAGATCAACAAGTTCGACTAA
- a CDS encoding YceI family protein: protein MSHLTGTWNLDPDHTEIGFVARHAMVTKVRGNFPEFTAQLTVDGENPKATATIKTASIDTGNSDRDAHVHGEDFFDVEKYPEMTFESTAFNVDENGNGTVEGNLTIKSTTKPVTLTVETFGVETDPFGNERLGFEASTTIDRTDFGVDFQAPLKSGGVLVSNKITIVIEGSGIKA, encoded by the coding sequence ATGTCTCACCTCACTGGAACCTGGAACCTCGACCCCGACCACACCGAGATCGGCTTCGTCGCCCGCCACGCAATGGTGACCAAGGTCCGCGGCAACTTCCCCGAGTTCACCGCGCAGCTCACTGTCGACGGGGAGAACCCGAAGGCGACCGCGACCATCAAGACCGCCTCGATCGACACCGGCAACTCCGACCGCGACGCACACGTGCACGGCGAGGACTTCTTCGACGTTGAGAAGTACCCGGAGATGACCTTCGAGTCCACCGCCTTCAACGTCGACGAGAACGGCAACGGCACCGTCGAGGGCAACCTGACCATCAAGTCCACCACCAAGCCGGTCACCCTCACCGTGGAGACCTTCGGCGTGGAGACCGACCCCTTCGGCAACGAGCGCCTAGGCTTCGAGGCCAGCACCACAATCGACCGCACCGACTTCGGTGTGGACTTCCAGGCACCGCTAAAGTCCGGCGGCGTGCTGGTGTCCAACAAGATCACCATCGTGATCGAGGGCTCCGGCATCAAGGCTTAG
- a CDS encoding AAA family ATPase yields MKIHSISLRNVRAVEHLELDDIPDTGVMLLHGDNEAGKSTVLDAIDAVLNFKHSTSDSRVKVLAPAGKDVGPEITLRATVGPYTFSVRKVFLRKKRSELTITAPKREQFTGREADDKLEAILDEHLDKTLAATLFLRQGELDPGIAAAGIPSITRALDTGEAGSDEAAPGTEDTALMQRIEAEYLRFFTAKGRKNAAYADLEKRVESASASVAELDAEVARLSGFVDEVARKETEIARISAELPEAVEQEATRAEEAAAAKALADKAEAAQQAKDRAEIDLERATEDIAARAATRSRVDALTAEAAELSASLVTAREAAEGEQARVVELTGARDRAKERLAQARADVKDAEAARQQVRGRIRAAELGEIIARLDAADKELADLRAAQPEKPVTDADVRAVEKAREELGLQRRLRDTASAKLEITAPEGSVLSIDGDVVDFDGTATVGVHHGTRVGIGDVDVVYRGAQGTEQAAEAVESAQRELSELLDAHGCDDIDALRSLRDTHAELAGELTMAQRRREDVLGARDAEELRAEHARLAALVEGDAVVGELGEDEAEAALSAAQRELDEASDALELAEGALRPWAERKEATALAVLEERAEAKTAEKDAAVASLAAAEEKTPTEQLETARERAAVALDAAKKQAEVLAVELKRADPELAADLLEGAQVKVRNLRNRLGEAERRVAELSGRIEQAAGVAEQADRAASALEAAESELATTTRRAEAAQLLRETMLRHRDEARARYAAPFAEALNRYATRVFGPDVEFTLGESLEIQARTLHGATVALDQLSGGAKEQLALLVRFAIAELAGTGQASKSPVPVIVDDALGATDPTRLELMNSLFNQVGRESQVFVLTCFPQRFDRVCVAKVASISELKQVGE; encoded by the coding sequence ATGAAGATCCACTCCATTTCGCTGCGCAACGTCCGCGCCGTGGAACACCTCGAGCTTGACGACATCCCGGACACCGGCGTGATGCTGCTGCACGGCGACAACGAGGCGGGTAAATCCACCGTGCTCGACGCCATTGACGCCGTGCTCAACTTCAAGCACTCCACCTCCGACAGCAGGGTCAAGGTCTTAGCGCCTGCCGGAAAAGACGTTGGGCCGGAGATCACGCTTCGCGCCACGGTGGGCCCATACACGTTCAGCGTGCGCAAGGTGTTCCTGCGCAAGAAGCGCTCGGAGCTGACCATTACCGCGCCGAAGCGCGAGCAGTTCACGGGCCGGGAGGCCGACGACAAGCTCGAGGCCATCTTGGACGAGCACCTGGACAAAACCCTGGCGGCGACGCTGTTTCTGCGCCAGGGCGAGCTGGACCCGGGCATCGCCGCCGCCGGCATTCCCTCGATCACCCGCGCCTTGGACACCGGTGAGGCAGGCAGTGACGAGGCCGCGCCTGGGACCGAGGACACTGCGCTGATGCAGCGCATTGAGGCGGAGTACCTGCGCTTTTTCACCGCGAAGGGCCGCAAAAACGCCGCGTACGCCGACCTGGAGAAGCGTGTTGAATCCGCGAGCGCGTCCGTCGCCGAGCTCGACGCGGAGGTTGCCAGGCTCTCCGGTTTCGTCGACGAGGTCGCGCGCAAGGAGACGGAGATCGCGAGGATTTCCGCTGAGCTGCCCGAGGCCGTTGAACAGGAGGCAACCCGCGCGGAAGAGGCCGCTGCCGCCAAGGCACTGGCGGACAAGGCCGAGGCGGCGCAGCAGGCGAAGGACCGCGCCGAGATCGACCTCGAGCGCGCCACCGAGGACATCGCCGCGCGCGCCGCCACCCGCTCGCGTGTCGACGCCCTCACCGCCGAGGCCGCCGAGCTTTCGGCCTCACTGGTTACGGCGCGCGAGGCAGCAGAGGGCGAACAGGCGCGCGTGGTGGAACTGACCGGGGCGCGCGATCGCGCGAAGGAGCGCCTCGCCCAGGCCCGCGCGGACGTCAAGGACGCCGAGGCTGCGCGCCAGCAGGTGCGTGGCCGCATCCGGGCCGCCGAGCTCGGCGAAATCATCGCCCGACTGGACGCCGCCGACAAAGAACTGGCGGATCTGCGCGCCGCGCAGCCCGAAAAGCCCGTCACGGACGCTGACGTGCGCGCGGTGGAAAAGGCGCGAGAAGAGCTTGGCCTGCAGCGCAGGCTTCGCGACACCGCGTCGGCCAAGCTCGAGATCACCGCCCCAGAGGGTTCTGTTTTAAGCATTGACGGCGATGTTGTGGATTTCGACGGTACTGCGACCGTCGGTGTCCACCACGGCACGCGGGTCGGCATCGGCGACGTCGACGTAGTCTACCGCGGTGCCCAGGGCACGGAGCAGGCCGCCGAGGCGGTGGAGAGCGCGCAGCGGGAGCTGAGCGAGCTACTCGACGCCCACGGTTGCGACGACATCGATGCCCTACGCAGCCTGCGCGACACCCACGCGGAACTTGCTGGAGAGTTGACGATGGCGCAGCGCCGCCGCGAAGACGTCCTCGGCGCGCGCGACGCGGAGGAGCTGCGGGCCGAGCACGCCCGGCTTGCTGCGCTGGTAGAGGGGGATGCCGTTGTTGGGGAGCTCGGTGAGGACGAGGCGGAGGCAGCCTTAAGCGCAGCGCAGCGCGAGTTGGACGAGGCAAGCGATGCGCTTGAGCTGGCCGAGGGTGCGCTGCGTCCCTGGGCGGAGCGTAAGGAGGCGACCGCGCTCGCTGTGTTGGAGGAGCGCGCCGAGGCGAAGACCGCGGAGAAAGATGCGGCGGTGGCGAGCTTGGCCGCGGCGGAGGAGAAGACTCCGACCGAGCAGCTTGAGACTGCGCGCGAGCGGGCAGCCGTTGCGCTGGACGCGGCGAAGAAACAGGCAGAAGTACTTGCCGTCGAGCTCAAGCGCGCAGACCCGGAGCTGGCCGCCGACCTTCTGGAAGGCGCCCAGGTCAAGGTGCGCAATCTGCGCAACCGGCTGGGGGAGGCGGAGCGCAGGGTTGCGGAGCTATCAGGGCGTATCGAGCAGGCCGCCGGCGTGGCGGAGCAGGCGGATCGGGCCGCCTCCGCGCTCGAGGCAGCCGAATCGGAGTTGGCCACAACTACGCGCCGGGCGGAGGCCGCGCAGCTGTTGCGCGAGACGATGCTGCGCCACCGCGACGAGGCCCGCGCCCGCTACGCCGCGCCCTTTGCGGAGGCGCTCAACCGCTACGCCACGCGGGTTTTCGGCCCGGATGTCGAGTTCACCCTGGGCGAGTCGCTGGAGATCCAGGCCCGCACGTTGCACGGCGCGACCGTGGCGCTCGACCAGCTTTCCGGGGGCGCGAAAGAGCAGCTTGCCCTGCTGGTGCGTTTCGCCATTGCGGAGCTCGCCGGAACGGGCCAAGCAAGTAAAAGCCCCGTGCCGGTGATTGTCGACGATGCCTTGGGGGCGACGGACCCAACGCGCTTGGAGCTGATGAACTCCCTGTTCAACCAGGTGGGGCGCGAGTCGCAGGTGTTTGTACTGACGTGCTTCCCGCAGCGCTTTGACCGCGTGTGCGTTGCCAAGGTGGCGTCTATTAGCGAACTTAAGCAGGTGGGGGAGTAG
- a CDS encoding metallophosphoesterase family protein yields MKPLTFIHTSDLQLGMTRKFLPPEAQSRFDDARLRAVHRLGELATERGAEFIVVAGDVFEHNALEKRTLGRALEALDNLPVPVYLLPGNHDPLVADSIFSRTHDLTGVTMLDSTDVVEVREGVEIVGAPLKAKYASEDLCAAALAPLAPTKALRVLVGHGQTQSRTGEVAPDTIDLDNLETKLADGTIDYVALGDTHSTRSLGDSGSVWYSGSPETTDFHDLTPGVAGGEVDSGNALVVQLSKGHAEVEKVPVGAWVFHALHFEVGGGVDVDKLLAQLRAYPDKERTVIKYAIVGTLGLEDTRRLEEGLAELEPVFASLRERTRLMDLHLEPGADELANLPLGGFAANAMGELATAATGGDATARDAVNLLFRLAKEA; encoded by the coding sequence ATGAAACCTCTGACCTTCATTCACACCTCGGACCTGCAGTTAGGCATGACGCGCAAGTTCTTGCCGCCGGAAGCGCAATCGCGTTTCGACGACGCCCGCTTGCGCGCCGTGCACCGCCTCGGCGAGCTCGCCACAGAGCGCGGCGCCGAGTTCATCGTCGTCGCCGGTGACGTCTTCGAGCACAACGCCTTGGAAAAGCGCACCCTCGGCCGGGCGCTCGAGGCGCTAGATAACCTGCCCGTTCCCGTGTACCTTTTGCCCGGCAACCACGACCCGCTGGTGGCGGACTCGATTTTTAGCCGCACGCACGATCTCACAGGGGTCACGATGCTCGATTCCACCGATGTTGTCGAGGTGCGCGAGGGCGTCGAGATCGTCGGCGCGCCGCTGAAGGCCAAGTACGCCTCCGAGGACCTGTGCGCCGCAGCGCTTGCGCCGCTTGCGCCGACCAAGGCGCTGCGCGTGCTCGTCGGGCACGGGCAGACGCAGTCGCGCACCGGCGAGGTGGCCCCCGACACCATCGACCTGGACAACCTCGAGACTAAGCTTGCCGACGGCACCATCGACTACGTGGCCCTGGGCGACACGCACTCAACCCGCTCGCTGGGTGACTCCGGTAGCGTCTGGTACTCCGGCTCGCCGGAGACGACCGATTTCCACGACCTGACCCCGGGCGTTGCCGGCGGCGAGGTCGACTCCGGCAACGCGCTGGTGGTGCAGCTGTCCAAGGGGCACGCGGAGGTGGAGAAAGTACCGGTGGGCGCGTGGGTGTTCCACGCCCTGCACTTCGAGGTCGGTGGTGGGGTGGACGTCGATAAGCTTTTGGCTCAGCTGCGCGCGTACCCGGACAAGGAGCGCACGGTGATTAAGTACGCCATCGTGGGCACGCTCGGGCTGGAGGATACGCGGCGGCTGGAGGAGGGGTTGGCCGAGCTTGAGCCGGTGTTTGCCTCTCTGCGTGAGCGCACCCGCCTGATGGATCTGCACCTCGAGCCCGGTGCCGACGAGCTGGCGAACCTGCCGCTCGGAGGCTTCGCGGCCAATGCCATGGGCGAGCTGGCCACGGCCGCGACCGGGGGAGACGCCACCGCCCGCGACGCGGTCAACCTGCTGTTCCGTCTGGCGAAGGAGGCCTAG
- a CDS encoding DEAD/DEAH box helicase: MPEFLLHGLWLPESGLNLWVEQVEGHRIVLPSQVPVGTFPPVVEKLVDDSRFRHRRRVRLQTPRGKHVELRVPTAAFAPAETVSFLATLMFVDSDSPAATASQRAAIAPDLQWLIRMYVGLHRFVRAGRVSIHVPYRDGQWYAEWQLGTGVEERGWLAEMVAAAPGVLAVNNPSLDEDLAHTLVHWIATAQLEGLNENTRPYPWHDFVHSLLTASPLRRGGAELTRKLSDWNGSITAVNLQLVFIVGQPADADEAADTDDGSEAAQWPVRVQVRSGTDSPRPVRLHDYDAATAQTLRQALNRAVEVSDLVDPVQHPRRAGSALASPEMEGDWDAYLTTDEIVRFVRLDAVKLRMSGFAVMLPRAWSTAETTAKLNVAAEANPHDSSTVTHLGFDTLVSYDWKISVGDIELDDAEMAQLINSKSGLVKLRGQWVLADGNALARTQRYMEKLAESSLTRAEREAEAARTRAALAEANGAGDAAELAAEAERLRERYEQLKASNNTEGAVTAAELRDLALESAAADDEAPVEFSGSPWFTSLVAGTQRPAPERVDIPGWVNAELREYQRRGVDWLYFMSRSNLGAVLADDMGLGKTLQLLTLIAVERERGERTGPTLVVAPTSVVGNWAREAKRFVPKLKVVVHHGTQRLSGDELFGEIDSADVVITSYGVAGRDMKDLSRIEFDHVVLDEAQAIKNAGTRASRSVRAIPAKHRIALTGTPIENKLSELRSLLDFVNPGMLGSQTFFRNHFAKVIESRRDVELAEEMSERLRRLTTPFILRRLKTDPAIIDDLPEKNEHIVTVDMTPEQAALYTALVRDAQAELEEREGMARKGMVLATITRIKQICNHPAHFLGDGSAVTLKGKHRSGKVAMLMELLGEAINSEQRVLIFTQYKAFGALLQPYLAERLGEPVPFLHGGVSKDARDAMVDSFQSVGGPRAMLLSLKAGGTGLNLTAASVVIHLDRWWNPAVENQATDRAYRIGQDKNVTVYKMITRGTLEESIQDVLDGKMHLAGTVVGEGEGWITELDTEDLARLMSYRAEEG, encoded by the coding sequence ATGCCTGAATTCCTCCTCCACGGACTCTGGTTGCCCGAGTCCGGTCTCAACCTGTGGGTTGAGCAGGTGGAGGGACACCGGATTGTGCTTCCGTCCCAGGTTCCTGTGGGCACGTTCCCGCCCGTTGTTGAAAAGCTTGTCGACGACTCCAGGTTCCGTCACCGACGCCGCGTGCGCCTGCAAACCCCGCGCGGAAAGCACGTGGAGCTTCGCGTGCCGACGGCCGCGTTCGCCCCGGCTGAGACTGTCTCTTTCCTCGCGACGCTGATGTTCGTGGACTCTGATTCCCCCGCGGCGACGGCGTCCCAGCGCGCTGCGATCGCCCCGGATCTTCAGTGGTTGATCCGCATGTATGTCGGACTGCACCGGTTCGTGCGCGCCGGACGGGTGAGCATCCACGTGCCGTATCGCGACGGGCAGTGGTACGCCGAGTGGCAGCTGGGCACGGGGGTGGAAGAGCGTGGCTGGCTCGCCGAGATGGTCGCCGCGGCCCCCGGGGTGCTGGCGGTGAACAACCCGAGCTTGGACGAGGACCTCGCCCACACGCTCGTGCACTGGATCGCTACCGCACAGCTCGAGGGCTTGAACGAGAACACCCGGCCCTACCCGTGGCACGATTTCGTGCACTCGCTGCTCACCGCGTCCCCGTTGCGCCGCGGCGGGGCGGAGCTGACACGCAAGCTCAGCGATTGGAATGGTTCGATCACCGCAGTCAACCTGCAGCTGGTGTTCATCGTGGGGCAGCCCGCCGACGCCGACGAGGCCGCCGACACCGACGATGGCAGTGAGGCCGCGCAGTGGCCCGTGCGGGTGCAGGTCCGCTCCGGCACCGATTCGCCGCGGCCAGTGCGCCTGCACGACTACGACGCCGCCACCGCCCAGACCCTGCGCCAGGCTCTGAACCGGGCGGTGGAGGTCAGCGACTTGGTCGATCCTGTTCAACACCCGCGCCGCGCCGGGTCCGCGTTAGCCTCGCCCGAGATGGAGGGGGATTGGGATGCGTACCTGACCACCGATGAGATTGTGCGTTTCGTGCGGTTGGACGCGGTGAAGCTGCGCATGAGCGGATTTGCGGTGATGCTGCCTCGCGCGTGGTCGACAGCGGAAACCACCGCCAAGCTCAACGTCGCCGCTGAAGCCAACCCGCATGACTCATCCACGGTCACCCACTTGGGCTTTGACACTCTCGTTTCCTACGACTGGAAAATCTCCGTCGGGGACATCGAGCTTGACGATGCCGAAATGGCGCAGTTGATCAACTCCAAATCCGGGCTGGTCAAGCTGCGCGGGCAGTGGGTGCTTGCCGACGGCAACGCTCTGGCCCGCACGCAGCGCTACATGGAAAAGCTCGCCGAAAGCTCGCTGACGCGCGCCGAGCGCGAGGCCGAGGCCGCACGGACCCGGGCAGCGCTGGCCGAGGCCAATGGTGCCGGCGATGCCGCCGAGCTGGCGGCAGAGGCAGAGCGCTTGCGCGAGCGCTACGAGCAGCTCAAGGCCTCCAACAACACTGAGGGTGCGGTCACCGCCGCTGAGCTGCGCGACCTTGCCCTGGAATCCGCCGCGGCCGACGATGAGGCGCCGGTGGAGTTTTCCGGCTCGCCGTGGTTTACCTCGCTGGTGGCGGGCACGCAGCGGCCCGCCCCGGAGCGCGTGGACATCCCCGGGTGGGTCAACGCTGAGCTGCGCGAGTACCAGCGCCGCGGGGTTGACTGGCTGTACTTCATGTCGCGCTCCAACTTGGGCGCCGTGCTGGCCGATGACATGGGGCTGGGGAAAACACTGCAGCTGCTGACCCTGATCGCCGTGGAACGCGAGCGGGGCGAGCGCACCGGCCCGACACTCGTGGTCGCACCGACCTCCGTGGTGGGAAACTGGGCGCGCGAAGCCAAACGCTTCGTTCCCAAATTGAAGGTCGTGGTGCACCATGGCACGCAGCGCCTCAGCGGAGATGAGCTGTTCGGGGAGATCGATTCCGCGGACGTGGTGATTACCTCCTACGGGGTGGCCGGGCGCGATATGAAGGACCTCTCGCGTATTGAGTTCGACCACGTTGTGTTGGATGAGGCCCAGGCGATCAAGAACGCGGGCACGAGGGCGTCGAGAAGCGTGCGCGCGATCCCGGCGAAGCACCGCATCGCGCTGACGGGTACGCCGATCGAGAACAAGCTCTCTGAGCTGCGCAGCCTGCTCGACTTTGTCAACCCCGGCATGTTGGGCAGCCAGACCTTTTTCCGCAACCACTTTGCCAAGGTCATCGAGTCGCGCCGCGACGTCGAGCTCGCCGAGGAGATGAGCGAGCGCCTGCGGCGGCTGACCACCCCGTTCATCCTCCGCCGGCTCAAGACCGACCCCGCGATTATCGACGACCTGCCGGAGAAAAACGAGCACATTGTCACCGTGGACATGACGCCCGAGCAGGCGGCGCTCTATACCGCGCTGGTGCGCGATGCCCAGGCCGAGCTCGAAGAGCGCGAGGGCATGGCGCGCAAGGGCATGGTGCTGGCCACCATCACCCGCATCAAGCAGATCTGCAACCACCCCGCGCACTTCCTCGGTGACGGCTCTGCGGTCACGCTGAAGGGAAAGCACCGCTCCGGCAAGGTGGCCATGCTTATGGAGCTGCTCGGCGAGGCGATCAACTCCGAGCAGCGCGTGCTCATCTTCACCCAGTACAAGGCATTCGGCGCGCTGCTGCAGCCGTACCTGGCGGAGCGTCTCGGCGAGCCGGTGCCGTTCTTGCACGGCGGGGTGAGCAAGGACGCGCGCGACGCGATGGTGGACAGCTTCCAATCCGTGGGCGGACCGCGCGCGATGCTGCTTTCCCTGAAGGCCGGAGGTACCGGGCTCAACCTCACCGCAGCCTCGGTGGTCATCCACCTCGACAGGTGGTGGAACCCGGCCGTGGAGAACCAGGCGACCGACCGCGCGTACCGCATCGGCCAGGACAAAAACGTCACCGTGTACAAGATGATCACCCGCGGCACGCTGGAGGAATCCATCCAGGATGTGCTCGACGGCAAGATGCACCTGGCGGGTACCGTCGTGGGCGAGGGAGAGGGCTGGATCACCGAGCTCGACACCGAGGACCTCGCGCGGCTGATGAGCTACCGAGCGGAGGAGGGCTGA
- the putP gene encoding sodium/proline symporter PutP yields MILAIVLYFAAMLAIGYYSWRRTKKYDDYVLGGRGLPPFVAAISAGASDMSGWLLMGLPGALFVAGFSELWIVIGLLIGTWANWKWVAPRLRSYSEVAGNSITLPSFFENRTRDSSRVLRITAAIIIIFFFTFYVSSGMVAGGKYFESTFGGEYLTGMLVIGAVTVIYTFIGGFLAVSYTDVVQGMLMFLALLTVPIIALFALDTPSEIFSFAAANPYGPFPEANPTYFNLFAGVSAVTIISNLAWGLGYMGQPHIITRFMALRSPAEAASARRTGTLWVTLCYIGAIFTALVATVFFTQTGAQVTDPNGETIFLDMTRVLFHPLVAGIVLTAVLAAIMSTMSSQLLITSSALIEDLYRVLGKRQLAGERLLLLSRAMVVLIALVAIALAANPSDTILGLVGFAWAGFGAAFGPVVIASLYWKGLTSEGAIAGMITGAVTVFMWGSVDSSITEIYEIVPGVVLSTAVMVAVSATTRTRPGVAKEFDTAMRVNDYAMRNPEASFDQALERNRGAGA; encoded by the coding sequence ATGATTCTTGCCATCGTGCTGTACTTCGCCGCGATGCTGGCCATCGGCTACTACTCGTGGCGCAGGACAAAGAAGTATGACGACTACGTCCTTGGCGGACGCGGTTTGCCACCCTTCGTCGCCGCGATCTCGGCCGGGGCATCCGATATGTCGGGGTGGCTGCTGATGGGCCTGCCCGGCGCGCTGTTCGTCGCGGGCTTCAGTGAGCTGTGGATCGTCATCGGCCTGCTGATCGGCACCTGGGCAAACTGGAAGTGGGTCGCACCCCGCCTGCGCTCATACTCAGAGGTCGCGGGAAACTCGATCACTCTGCCGAGCTTCTTCGAAAACCGCACCCGAGATTCCTCGCGCGTGCTGCGCATCACGGCCGCAATCATCATCATCTTCTTCTTCACCTTCTACGTCTCTTCCGGCATGGTCGCCGGTGGCAAATACTTCGAGTCGACGTTCGGCGGCGAATACCTCACGGGAATGCTCGTCATCGGTGCCGTAACCGTCATCTACACCTTCATCGGCGGTTTCTTGGCCGTTTCCTACACGGACGTGGTGCAGGGCATGCTGATGTTCCTCGCCCTACTCACCGTGCCGATCATCGCCCTGTTTGCCCTGGATACCCCCAGCGAGATCTTCTCCTTTGCCGCTGCGAACCCCTACGGGCCATTCCCGGAGGCGAATCCCACCTACTTCAACCTGTTTGCCGGCGTGTCTGCGGTGACGATCATCAGCAATCTCGCGTGGGGGCTCGGTTACATGGGCCAGCCGCACATCATCACCCGATTCATGGCACTGCGCTCCCCGGCTGAGGCGGCCTCGGCTCGCCGCACCGGCACCTTGTGGGTCACGTTGTGCTACATCGGCGCGATCTTCACCGCGCTCGTCGCCACCGTCTTTTTCACCCAGACGGGCGCGCAGGTCACCGACCCCAACGGAGAGACCATCTTCCTCGACATGACCCGCGTCCTGTTCCATCCCTTGGTGGCCGGCATCGTCCTCACCGCCGTGCTCGCCGCGATCATGTCGACGATGTCCTCGCAACTTCTGATCACCTCTTCGGCACTGATCGAGGACCTCTACCGCGTGCTTGGCAAACGCCAGCTGGCCGGCGAGCGTCTGCTCCTGCTCTCGCGCGCCATGGTCGTGCTCATCGCGCTCGTCGCCATTGCCTTGGCCGCCAACCCCTCGGACACCATCCTCGGCCTTGTCGGGTTCGCGTGGGCAGGTTTCGGCGCCGCGTTCGGCCCCGTCGTCATCGCCTCGCTGTACTGGAAAGGCCTGACCTCCGAGGGCGCGATTGCCGGCATGATCACCGGGGCGGTCACGGTGTTCATGTGGGGTTCCGTCGACTCGTCCATCACCGAGATTTACGAGATCGTGCCCGGAGTCGTCCTCTCCACCGCGGTGATGGTCGCCGTGTCCGCCACCACCCGTACCCGGCCCGGCGTGGCCAAGGAGTTCGACACGGCGATGCGGGTCAATGACTACGCGATGCGCAACCCGGAGGCCAGCTTCGACCAAGCCCTCGAGCGGAACCGCGGCGCCGGCGCCTAA
- a CDS encoding GmrSD restriction endonuclease domain-containing protein codes for MRYYLAALIALTLAVIPFPTPRSLIDAPTNASPAQRTTMLGYERDAFGPGWAPVADGCDTRDTLMAEAFGAVSCDSPHSQWVSSPITDPYTGAPLEPADVEIDHLYPLAAAWDAGAHAWPGPTRIAFANDPRNLVVTSAEANRSKSDQLPSEWLPPAIRSRCVYARRLVAVAREYSLAMPHPDLRAARRACTGLTGLIGRPYL; via the coding sequence GTGCGCTACTACCTCGCTGCCCTCATCGCCCTCACCCTCGCCGTCATTCCGTTCCCCACCCCGCGCTCGCTTATCGACGCCCCCACCAACGCCTCCCCCGCCCAGCGCACCACGATGCTGGGCTATGAGCGAGACGCCTTCGGCCCCGGCTGGGCCCCCGTCGCCGACGGATGCGACACCCGTGACACCCTGATGGCCGAGGCGTTCGGCGCCGTCTCGTGCGACTCCCCGCATAGCCAGTGGGTCTCCAGCCCCATCACGGACCCCTACACGGGCGCCCCCTTGGAACCCGCTGATGTCGAGATTGACCATCTCTACCCCCTCGCCGCGGCGTGGGACGCCGGCGCACACGCCTGGCCCGGCCCCACGCGCATCGCCTTTGCCAACGATCCGCGAAACCTCGTGGTCACATCCGCCGAGGCGAACCGGTCCAAGTCCGACCAGCTCCCCAGCGAATGGCTGCCACCCGCCATCCGTTCCCGCTGTGTCTACGCCCGCCGGCTCGTCGCCGTCGCCCGGGAGTACTCGCTAGCGATGCCCCACCCGGACCTGCGCGCGGCGCGGCGCGCATGCACGGGTCTCACCGGGCTAATTGGCCGACCCTACCTGTAA
- a CDS encoding DUF2269 domain-containing protein produces MNTVFVLLHVAAAILLLGPVMVAASMFPRQAAEARSGAQESVGRASVLQRLTSTYGMLSALVPLLGAVVLIFGWDVYKTNYFLHTAIILALIAWGILFFMVIPQQRKMMGTLNALDPAEADQSDYTSNFEGAKAKATAGAGIFNLLVIITLILMYLPSTIFA; encoded by the coding sequence ATGAATACTGTCTTCGTTCTGCTGCACGTAGCCGCCGCAATCCTGCTGCTCGGCCCCGTCATGGTTGCCGCCTCCATGTTCCCCCGCCAAGCTGCGGAAGCCCGTTCCGGTGCCCAGGAGTCAGTGGGCCGCGCCAGCGTTTTGCAGCGCCTCACGTCTACCTACGGCATGCTCTCCGCGCTCGTCCCGCTGCTCGGCGCCGTGGTACTGATCTTCGGCTGGGATGTCTACAAGACGAACTACTTCCTGCACACCGCCATCATCCTCGCGCTGATCGCCTGGGGCATCCTGTTCTTCATGGTCATCCCGCAGCAGCGCAAGATGATGGGCACCCTCAACGCGCTCGACCCGGCCGAGGCCGACCAGAGCGACTACACCTCCAACTTCGAGGGCGCGAAGGCAAAGGCCACTGCCGGCGCGGGCATCTTCAACCTGCTGGTGATCATCACCCTGATCCTGATGTACCTCCCGTCGACTATCTTCGCGTAA